A stretch of the Chanos chanos chromosome 1, fChaCha1.1, whole genome shotgun sequence genome encodes the following:
- the pyurf gene encoding protein preY, mitochondrial, with the protein MSQYALKRLAANIQKFKGAVNYQPLSRSPVLLKTFERYSSDGVKDNVNKQKFDESILEFLVCPLSKKPLRYQEQTNELINEELGIAYPIIDGIPNMIPQDARLIQKTKDAPEETTQS; encoded by the exons ATGTCTCAGTATGCTCTTAAAAGGTTAGcagcaaacatacaaaaattCAAAGGAGCAGTGAATTACCAGCCACTTTCGCGAAGCCCCGTTCTTCTGAAAACCTTTGAAAGGTATTCATCGGATGGTGTGAAGGACAACGTGAATAAACAGAAGTTTGACGAGTCTATACTCGAGTTCCTCGTATGCCCTCTATCAAAGAAACCTTTGAG ATATCAAGAACAAACTAATGAACTGATCAACGAGGAACTTGGCATCGCCTACCCTATCATTGATGGAATTCCCAATATGATTCCACAGGACGCGAGACTGATTCAAAAGACGAAAGACGCGCCTGAAGAAACGACTCAGTCTTGA
- the LOC115814062 gene encoding phosphatidylinositol N-acetylglucosaminyltransferase subunit Y gives MFSLSTVTVLVPVISLCGLFYSASMDENFPQGCTSTSSVCFYSLLLPVTIPVYVFFHLWKWMGIKLFRHN, from the coding sequence ATGTTTTCCCTCTCCACTGTCACGGTGCTAGTCCCAGTAATATCTCTATGTGGACTTTTCTATTCTGCTAGCATGGATGAAAATTTTCCTCAGGGTTGTACCAGCACAAGCAGCGTGTGTTTTTATAGTCTGTTATTGCCTGTCACTATCCCTGTCTACGTGTTTTTCCACTTGTGGAAATGGATGGGAATCAAACTGTTCAGACATAATTAG